A window of the Emys orbicularis isolate rEmyOrb1 chromosome 1, rEmyOrb1.hap1, whole genome shotgun sequence genome harbors these coding sequences:
- the LOC135883050 gene encoding olfactory receptor 52R1-like, with the protein MQETPFCLRVGHLPPYSMSDSNTTDFTNPFTFILLGIPGLEGAHVWLSIPFCAMYAIAILGNSTILFIVKREPSLHGPMYYFLCMLAVTDLVLSTSILPKTLSIFWFNSREIDFSACLIQLYFIHCFSAMESGIFVAMALDRYVAICDPLRHSTLLANPIVAKIGLAVVLRGGMLALPYPFLARRWPYCTTNIIPQSYCEHMAVVKLACVDIRISNYYGLFVVFSVIGLDVSSIVMSYTLILRAIFKLPTKDARLKTLGTCGSHLCVILAFYIPSVFSFLTHRFGHNVPLHFHVLMANVYLLVPPMLNPIIYGVRTKEIQDRLLQLFTYKGT; encoded by the coding sequence ATGCAGGAGACACCgttctgcctcagagttggacaccttcccccctactccatgtcagattccaacacaaccgacttcaccaaccccttcaccttcatcctgctgggcattcctggcctggaggggGCCCATGTCTGGCTCTCCATCCCTTTCTGTGCAATGTACgccatagccatcttggggaactccaccatcctgttcattgtgaagagggagccaagcctccatgggcccatgtactatttcctctgcatgctggctgtCACTGACCTGGTCCTATCTACATCCATCCTGCCCAAAACGCTGAGCATTTTCTGGTTTAATTCCAGGGAGAtcgatttcagtgcctgccttATCCAGCtgtacttcattcactgcttTTCAGCGATGGAGTCTGGGATCTTTGTGGCCATGGCCTTGgatcgctatgtggccatctgtgatcccctgagacattccaccctCCTGGCAAACCCCATTGTGGCCAAGATCGGCCTTGCCGTGGTGCTGCGCGGCGGCATGCTCGCACTTCCCTATCCCTTCCTAGCGAGAAGGTGGCCATATTGTACAACCAACATTATCCCCCAATCGTATTGCGAGCACATggctgtggtgaagctggcctgcgtTGACATCCGCATCAGTAATTACTACGGTCTCTTTGTGGTATTCTCTGTGATTGGACTGGATGTGTCTTCTATTGTCATGTCTTACACCCTTATTCTCAGGGCCATCTTCAAGCTCCCCACAAAGGACGCCCGGCTCAAGACTTTGGGGACCTGCGGCTCCCACCTCTGTGTCATCTTAGCCTTTTACATCCCATCTGTCTTCTCCTTTCTCACACACCGGTTTGGCCACAATGTGCCCCTGCATTTCCACGTTCTCATGGCCAACGTGTACCTCCTGGTTCCccccatgctaaaccccatcatctatgggGTGAGGACCAAAGAGATCCAGGacaggctgctccagctctttacTTATAAAGGGACCTGA